A genomic stretch from Mycobacterium cookii includes:
- a CDS encoding L-fuculose-phosphate aldolase: MLRRGLVEGTAGNISARRVDGNLVITPSSVDYADMTLDDLVVVDPDGVVLQAADGRSPSTEMQLHLACFQAFDDIGSVIHSHPVWATMFAIAHQPIPACIDEFAIYCGGDIRCSEYAASGTPEVGSNAVKALEGRAAALIANHGLVAVGPRPDKVLHVTALVERTAQIVWGARALGGPVPIPEDVNANFGGVYSYLRANPM, from the coding sequence ATGCTGCGCCGCGGGCTGGTCGAGGGCACCGCCGGAAACATCTCGGCGCGCCGTGTTGACGGCAACCTGGTCATCACCCCGTCGTCGGTCGACTACGCCGACATGACGCTGGACGATCTGGTGGTGGTCGACCCGGACGGCGTGGTGCTGCAGGCCGCTGATGGCCGTTCGCCGTCGACGGAGATGCAATTGCACCTGGCCTGCTTCCAGGCGTTCGACGACATCGGCAGCGTCATCCACAGTCACCCGGTGTGGGCCACCATGTTCGCGATCGCCCATCAGCCGATCCCGGCCTGTATCGACGAGTTCGCGATCTACTGCGGCGGCGACATCCGCTGCAGTGAGTACGCGGCGTCGGGCACCCCCGAAGTCGGCAGCAACGCGGTGAAAGCCCTGGAAGGCCGGGCCGCGGCGCTGATCGCCAACCACGGCCTGGTGGCAGTCGGGCCGCGGCCGGACAAGGTCCTGCATGTCACCGCGCTTGTCGAGCGGACTGCTCAAATCGTCTGGGGAGCAAGGGCTCTCGGTGGCCCGGTGCCGATACCCGAGGATGTCAACGCGAACTTCGGCGGCGTGTACAGCTATTTGCGCGCGAATCCGATGTAG